TTTGTCAACCTAAAGAAGCCTGAATATGAGGTTCCTCCTCGGTGCTGATCCAGAACAGGAGGTTGAGGCACCCTATTTCTTCATATTAGCTCCTGGTCCTTGAAGATGGACAACTTTGCACTGTCTCGGTCACGCTTGAATACAATGTACAAGGGGCTGTAGAACAGGACACAGACACCAAAAGGTACAATCATCATGGTTAGTAGCCCTCTTGACAGCGCATAAGCCCCTTCTGCTGATCCATTCGCGATGTTTACAGTCTTCGCGTCATAGCCATATATCTTCTCTGTGACCAAGCCAACTGCAGGGGCTGCAAACGAGGCGAATGAGCCCTCCAAGGCTCGGTCGAAGGCATAGATCATGGTGCGGTGTTTGGGAGGTACTACCTCCGCGAATATGGGGTTGTTTGCTGCAGTTGCACACCAGCTGATGGTGATACCCATGAAGAAGAGAGTGACCGCGTAGGCAAACCAGTAATCAGTTGACTGAGGAATGACTGTAAGGAGGATCCATGAGAAAGGAATGCCCATGAAGGCGCTAAACTGAGCGCACATGACTCGTGCGGAATCAGGATAGTGCTGTGACAAGCGATCTGCTATTACACCACCAAGGAAAGCTCCACTGGCGCACCCGATAGCGAAGAGGCTGTTCAATGCTGCAGAACTCCTGTTGTCGAAACCTGAGAGGAGTTATAACACCGTCAATATTCAGTTTCGGAGAACTGCTATCAGTTTGATGTAGAAAATTATTATCAGCGTTTTTGTCCTACCGATGAGCTCAAACCACATTGTGAAGAAAACTATGGCGGTCCAGGGCAATGAGCCGATTATCCCCTGCAATACAATGATCTGAAACGACTTCACTTTCATGACACTTCTCATTGCTACCCAAGAATCCGTCCAGATTGATGCCGGAGGAAGTACATCTTTGCTGGAGAGGTGTAACCTGGGAAGAGAGGAAATCAACGTTACATGCATTCAACACCTTCCAACCTCCCTGTTGCTGGATTTGGCTCAACTACTATACAGTCATACTTTCAAGTTAATGAGCTTCACTGACCAAGGATTTTTTTTTACCTGCAGTATATCAAGCTGAAAAAAAAGTAATGAAACAAGAGAGATGCCTCTGTGTAATCAACCCGTCACATATTAACCACTGCAGAACAAAACGTACAACTCATTTAATTCCTACATCAGCATAGCATCTTATCTGGCACAATCATAGGAATACAACTCGACACGACCACCAAATTATTGTACTTAAGGTACAAAGGTCTATGTAAGGACGTTATTAGACTTGTTGAAGCAAAAGTGTATAAATCAAACAGACACAAAACTGAAAAAAGTAAGAGGAGTACCTCTCATAGTCATCGTCATCAAGAAGATGGTTGCCGGGGATTCTTCTTGGATCGGTAGAATATAAGTACACAAGAATTCCAATTATCAAGCTGACAAGTGCAACCACAAGAAACGCAACACGCCATCCTGGTAATCCCCAGTAATCCTTCCCAGCCATGAGTGTTGCCAAAATACTACCACCTATACCACCTACTGCACCGATGAGGCTTAACAAACCAAACCCAGCACCACGTGTACCATCTTTGTAGCTATCTGCAATGAATGACTGGAGTGCTGGTATTA
This region of Lolium perenne isolate Kyuss_39 chromosome 2, Kyuss_2.0, whole genome shotgun sequence genomic DNA includes:
- the LOC127333396 gene encoding uncharacterized protein, giving the protein MRHRARSSPSSPLTPSTSMRAKKIFGFSVSLILINLASIMERADENLLPAVYKEVSAAFNVGPTDLGYLNFLMNFLKSIASPLAGVLALHYDRPTVLAIGTVFWALSTGAVGVSQHFHQVAFWRAVNGLGLAIVIPALQSFIADSYKDGTRGAGFGLLSLIGAVGGIGGSILATLMAGKDYWGLPGWRVAFLVVALVSLIIGILVYLYSTDPRRIPGNHLLDDDDYERLHLSSKDVLPPASIWTDSWVAMRSVMKVKSFQIIVLQGIIGSLPWTAIVFFTMWFELIGFDNRSSAALNSLFAIGCASGAFLGGVIADRLSQHYPDSARVMCAQFSAFMGIPFSWILLTVIPQSTDYWFAYAVTLFFMGITISWCATAANNPIFAEVVPPKHRTMIYAFDRALEGSFASFAAPAVGLVTEKIYGYDAKTVNIANGSAEGAYALSRGLLTMMIVPFGVCVLFYSPLYIVFKRDRDSAKLSIFKDQELI